The following proteins are encoded in a genomic region of Vicia villosa cultivar HV-30 ecotype Madison, WI unplaced genomic scaffold, Vvil1.0 ctg.000469F_1_1, whole genome shotgun sequence:
- the LOC131628614 gene encoding GDSL esterase/lipase At5g22810-like gives LTLIILFEIVLVIKGEPLVPALFAFGDSIIDVGNNNYLQTLVKANFFPYGRDFVNHSPTGRFSNGKVAADYASEVFRFNSYQPAYLNLVKERNNLLIGANFASAATGYHPSTPIKYNVLSLGQQLEYYKEYQKELVKTIGQSKALSVIYGSIYFVVAGNSDFVLNYYVDPFLQTIYTPYQFSDILLQYYFNFIQDLYALGARKIGVSTLPPIGCMPIVITFYGFPYNTCVEKINDVAIDFNKKLNLTSTKLLKKFSDLKLIILDIYQPLYKLSTKPSDYGFSESRKACCGTGLVEVTFACNSISIGTCANASEYVFWDSFHPTQATHKYLIDHLTPDLISFIQT, from the exons TTAACTCTCattattttgtttgaaattgtGTTGGTTATCAAAGGAGAGCCTCTAGTTCCAGCATTATTTGCATTTGGAGACTCAATTATTGATGTTGGCAATAACAACTATTTACAAACGCTGGTTAAAGCAAACTTCTTCCCTTATGGAAGAGACTTTGTGAATCACTCTCCAACGGGAAGATTTTCTAATGGAAAGGTTGCCGCAGATTATGcat CTGAGGTTTTTAGATTTAACTCATATCAACCGGCTTACCTAAACTTAGTTAAGGAAAGAAACAATCTTTTGATCGGTGCCAACTTTGCCTCAGCTGCTACTGGTTACCATCCTTCCACACCTATAAAATAT AATGTACTTTCATTAGGCCAACAACTAGAATACTACAAGGAATACCAGAAAGAATTGGTGAAAACAATTGGACAATCAAAAGCACTATCAGTAATATATGGTTCAATATATTTTGTTGTTGCCGGGAATAGTGATTTTGTACTAAATTATTACGTAGATCCATTTCTCCAAACAATTTACACACCTTATCAATTCTCAGACATTCTTTTGCAATACTACTTTAATTTCATCCAG GATTTATATGCACTAGGAGCAAGGAAGATTGGTGTGTCAACATTACCTCCTATAGGTTGTATGCCTATAGTCATCACTTTCTATGGTTTTCCCTACAACACATGTGTAGAAAAAATAAACGATGTTGCTATTGACTTCAATAAAAAACTCAATCTCACTTCAACGAAATTGCTAAAAAAGTTTTCAGACCTTAAACTGATCATCCTTGATATCTACCAACCTCTCTATAAACTTAGCACCAAACCTTCTGATTAtg GATTTTCGGAATCTAGGAAGGCTTGTTGTGGGACAGGATTAGTAGAAGTTACTTTTGCATGCAATTCAATATCTATAGGAACATGTGCTAATGCATCGGAATATGTATTTTGGGATAGTTTTCATCCCACACAAGCTACACACAAGTATTTGATTGATCATTTGACTCCTGATTTAATCTCTTTTATACAAACTTAA
- the LOC131628615 gene encoding GDSL esterase/lipase At5g22810-like, whose protein sequence is MATLIPFLTLIILFEIVLVIKGEPLVPALFAFGDSIIDVGNNNYLQTLVKANFFPYGRDFVNHSPTGRFSNGKVAADYASEVFRFNSYQPTYLNLVKERNNLLIGANFASAATGYHPSTPIKYNVLSLGQQLEYYKEYQKELVKTIGQSKALSVIYGSIYFVVAGNSDFVLNYYVDPFLQTIYTPYQFSDILLQYYFNFIQDLYALGARKIGVSTLPPIGCMPIVITFYGFPYNTCVEKINDVAIDFNKKLNLTSTKLLKKFPDLKLIILDIYQPLYKLSTKPSDYGFLESRKACCGTGLVEVTFACNSISIGTCANASEYVFWDSFHPTQATHKYLIDHLTPDLISFIQT, encoded by the exons atggCAACTTTAATTCCTTTTTTAACTCTCattattttgtttgaaattgtGTTGGTTATCAAAGGAGAGCCTCTAGTTCCAGCATTATTTGCATTTGGAGACTCAATTATTGATGTTGGCAATAACAACTATTTACAAACGCTGGTTAAAGCAAACTTCTTCCCTTATGGAAGAGACTTTGTGAATCACTCTCCAACCGGAAGATTTTCTAATGGAAAGGTTGCCGCAGATTATGcat CTGAGGTTTTTAGATTTAACTCATATCAACCGACTTACCTAAACCTAGTTAAGGAAAGAAACAATCTTTTGATCGGTGCCAACTTTGCCTCAGCTGCTACTGGTTACCATCCTTCCACACCTATAAAATAT AATGTACTTTCATTAGGCCAACAACTAGAATACTACAAGGAATACCAGAAAGAATTGGTGAAAACAATTGGACAATCAAAAGCACTATCAGTAATATATGGTTCAATATATTTTGTTGTTGCCGGGAATAGTGATTTTGTACTAAATTATTACGTAGATCCATTTCTCCAAACAATTTACACACCTTATCAATTCTCAGACATTCTTTTGCAATACTACTTTAATTTCATCCAG GATTTATATGCACTAGGAGCAAGGAAGATTGGTGTGTCAACATTACCTCCTATAGGTTGTATGCCTATAGTCATCACTTTCTATGGTTTTCCCTACAACACATGTGTAGAAAAAATAAACGATGTTGCTATTGACTTCAATAAAAAACTCAATCTCACTTCAACGAAATTGCTAAAAAAGTTTCCAGACCTTAAACTGATCATCCTTGATATCTACCAACCTCTCTATAAACTTAGCACCAAACCTTCTGATTATG GATTTTTGGAATCTAGGAAGGCTTGTTGTGGGACAGGATTAGTAGAAGTTACTTTTGCATGCAATTCAATATCTATAGGAACATGTGCTAATGCATCGGAATATGTATTTTGGGATAGTTTTCATCCCACACAAGCTACACACAAGTATTTGATTGATCATTTGACTCCTGATTTAATCTCTTTTATACAAACTTAA